One part of the Nymphaea colorata isolate Beijing-Zhang1983 chromosome 8, ASM883128v2, whole genome shotgun sequence genome encodes these proteins:
- the LOC116259439 gene encoding probable ribosome biogenesis protein RLP24, translated as MRLEKCWFCSSTIYPGHGIQFVRNDAKIFRFCRSKCHKNFKMKRNPRKVKWTKAYRRLHGKDLTQDSTFEFERKRNRPERYDRTVVEQTLKAMKKIDEVRVAREAKFWENRRKGKKVKEMKEAVRELDQNISLVQAPETLLKESTSAEKIKVRVQKPKNVEHNPMESE; from the exons ATGAGGTTAGAGAAGTGTTGGTTCTGTTCTTCAACTATTTACCCAGGGCATGGAATTCAGTTTGTTCGCAATGATGCAAAG ATATTTAGGTTCTGTAGATCAAAGTGTCAcaagaacttcaaaatgaaacGGAATCCAAGGAAAGTGAAGTGGACTAAAGCATACCGGAGGTTGCATGGCAAGGACTTGACTCAA GATTCCACTTTCGAGTTTGAGAGGAAGCGGAACAGGCCAGAAAGATATGATAGGACTGTTGTGGAGCAGACTTTGAAGGCAATGAAGAAGATAGATGAAGTTCGTGTAGCCAGGGAGGCTAAATTCTGGGAGAACAG gagaaaggggaagaaggTGAAGGAGATGAAGGAGGCCGTGAGGGAACTTGACCAGAACATTAGCTTGGTTCAAGCTCCGGAAACTCTGCTGAAGGAATCTACATCTGCTGAAAAGATTAAAGTGCGAGTACAGAAGCCAAAGAACGTAGAACACAATCCAATGGAGAGCGAATGA